A portion of the Cryptomeria japonica chromosome 5, Sugi_1.0, whole genome shotgun sequence genome contains these proteins:
- the LOC131035219 gene encoding ribonucleoside-diphosphate reductase large subunit isoform X2: MYVIKRDGRQEAVHFDKITARLKKLSYGLNTEHCDPVLVAQKVCAGVYKGVTTSQLDELAAETAAAMTTNHPDYAQLAARITVSNLHKNTKKSFSETIKQMYRHVNQRSGLDSPLIADDVYEIIMKNAARLDSEIIYDRDFDYDYFGFKTLERSYLLKDNGVVVERPQHMLMRVSVGIHKNDIDSAIQTYHLMSQRWFTHASPTLFNAGTPRPQLSSCFLVCMKDDSIEGIYDTLKECAVISKLAGGLGISVHNIRATGSYIRGTNGTSNGIVPMLRVFNDTARYVDQGGGKRKGAFAMYLEPWHADVFEFLELRKNHGKEENRARDLFYALWVPDLFMKRVEENSTWALFCPNEAPGLADCWGEEFERLYLKYEQEGRAKKIIQAHKLWFSILEAQIETGNPYMLFKDTCNRKSNQQNLGTIKSSNLCTEIVEFTSPTETAVCNLASIALSRYVKEKGVPNESQPSKLVGSRGCRNRYFDFDKLAEVTSIVTYNLNKIIDVNYYPVETAKRSNMRHRPIGIGVQGLADSFILLGMPFDSEEAKQLNRDIFETIYYHALKASTELAIKEGPYETYFGSPVSKGILQPDMWDVKPSARWDWVMLREMIAKHGVRNSLLVAPMPTASTSQILGNNECFEPYTSNIYSRRVLSGEFVVVNKHLLHDLTEMGLWSPSLKNEVIYHSGSVQNISEVPNDLKAIYRTVWELKQRTLVDMAAERGCYIDQSQSLNIHMDQPNFGKLTSLHFYAWSKGLKTGMYYLRSRAAADAIKFTVDTTSIKENSMPVTEDVETKVAQMVCSLENKDECLACGS, translated from the exons ATGTATGTGATCAAGAGAGATGGTAGGCAGGAGGCGGTGCACTTTGACAAGATTACTGCACGGTTGAAAAAGTTGAGTTATGGACTGAATACAGAGCATTGTGATCCTGTCTTGGTTGCCCAAAAGGTCTGTGCCGGTGTTTACAAAGGTGTTACCACAAGTCAGCTAGATGAATTGGCTGCTGAAACTGCAGCTGCTATGACTACAAACCATCCTGATTATGCCCAA CTGGCTGCTAGAATAACTGTTTCCAATCttcacaaaaacaccaaaaaatcaTTTTCTGAGAC GATAAAGCAAATGTATAGGCATGTTAATCAGCGGTCTGGCCTGGATTCTCCTTTGATTGCAGATGATGTTTATGAGATCATTATGAAG aATGCTGCCCGTTTGGACAGTGAGATCATTTATGACAGGGATTTTGATTATGATTACTTTGGATTTAAGACTCTTGAGAGGTCTTATCTCTTGAAAGATAATGGGGTTGTTGTTGAGAGGCCTCAGCATATGTTAATGAGAGTTTCTGTTGGAATTCATAAAAATGACATTGATTCAGCCATCCAAACCTACCATTTAATGTCACAACGTTGGTTTACTCATGCCTCTCCTACCCTCTTCAATGCTGGAACGCCAAGGCCACAG TTGAGTAGCTGTTTCCTTGTATGCATGAAAGATGATAGTATTGAGGGGATATATGATACTTTGAAGGAATGTGCTGTAATCAGTAAATTAGCTGGAGGGCTTGGCATCTCAGTTCATAATATTCGTGCAACTGGTAGTTATATTCGAGGAACAAATGGGACATCAAATGGAATTGTACCCATGCTGCGTGTATTCAATGACACTGCTCGATATGTCGATCAAGGTGGAGGCAAGAGGAAAG GTGCTTTTGCTATGTACCTGGAACCATGGCATGctgatgtttttgagtttttggagtTGAGAAAGAACCATGGGAAG GAAGAAAACAGAGCACGTGATTTATTTTATGCACTCTGGGTGCCAGACCTCTTTATGAAAAGGGTTGAGGAGAATTCAACTTGGGCATTGTTCTGTCCGAATGAAGCCCCTGGGCTTGCTGATTGTTGGGGTGAAGAATTTGAAAGGCTCTATCTGAAATATGAGCAAGAG GGAAGGGCAAAAAAGATTATACAAGCACACAAGCTATGGTTTTCAATTTTGGAAGCTCAGATAGAAACTGGGAATCCATACATGCTATTTAAG GACACGTGCAATAGGAAAAGCAATCAGCAGAATCTAGGAACTATCAAGTCATCAAACCTTTGTACAGAGATTGTTGAATTTACAAGTCCAACGGAAACTGCAGTCTGTAATTTGGCATCAATTGCCTTGTCTAGATATGTGAAGGAGAAG GGTGTACCCAATGAGTCTCAGCCCTCTAAGTTGGTTGGTAGCAGAGGATGCAGAAATCGCTATTTTGATTTTGATAAGTTAGCAGAG GTTACATCAATTGTGACTTACAATCTTAACAAGATAATTGATGTAAACTATTATCCTGTGGAAACTGCAAAGCGGTCAAATATGCGGCACAGGCCAATTGGCATTGGTGTACAGGGTCTTGCTGACAGTTTTATACTGCTTGGCATGCCATTTGACTCAGAAGAG GCTAAACAATTGAACAGGGATATATTTGAGACGATTTACTATCATGCTTTGAAAGCATCAACTGAGCTTGCTATAAAGGAAGGTCCTTATGAAACCTACTTTGGGAGTCCTGTAAGCAAG GGAATACTTCAACCAGACATGTGGGATGTGAAACCTTCTGCTCGTTGGGATTGGGTTATGTTGAGAGAAATGATTGCAAAGCACGGTGTGAGAAACTCTCTTCTTGTTGCTCCAATGCCGACAGCATCCACTAGTCAGATTCTTGGGAACAATGAGTGTTTTGAACCCTATACATCAAATATTTATAGCCGAAGGGTGTTAAG TGGAGAATTTGTGGTGGTAAACAAGCACTTACTTCATGACTTGACAGAGATGGGGCTCTGGTCTCCTTCTTTAAAGAACGAAGTTATATATCATAGTGGTTCTGTTCAAAACATCAGTGAGGTTCCAAATGATCTCAAAGCTATTTACAG GACTGTATGGGAATTAAAACAGCGGACTTTGGTGGACATGGCAGCAGAGCGTGGCTGTTATATAGATCAGAGTCAAAGCCTCAATATTCATATGGACCAGCCTAACTTTGGAAAGCTAACCTCCCTGCATTTCTATGCATGGTCTAAG GGCTTGAAAACTGGAATGTATTATCTACGGTCAAGGGCTGCAGCAGATGCCATTAAGTTTACTGTGGATACAACAAGCATAAAG GAAAATTCCATGCCAGTGACTGAAGATGTTGAAACAAAAGTGGCTCAAATGGTTTGCTCATTGGAGAACAAAGATGAATGCCTTGCTTGTGGAAGCTGA
- the LOC131035219 gene encoding ribonucleoside-diphosphate reductase large subunit isoform X1 encodes MYVIKRDGRQEAVHFDKITARLKKLSYGLNTEHCDPVLVAQKVCAGVYKGVTTSQLDELAAETAAAMTTNHPDYAQLAARITVSNLHKNTKKSFSETIKQMYRHVNQRSGLDSPLIADDVYEIIMKNAARLDSEIIYDRDFDYDYFGFKTLERSYLLKDNGVVVERPQHMLMRVSVGIHKNDIDSAIQTYHLMSQRWFTHASPTLFNAGTPRPQLSSCFLVCMKDDSIEGIYDTLKECAVISKLAGGLGISVHNIRATGSYIRGTNGTSNGIVPMLRVFNDTARYVDQGGGKRKGAFAMYLEPWHADVFEFLELRKNHGKEENRARDLFYALWVPDLFMKRVEENSTWALFCPNEAPGLADCWGEEFERLYLKYEQEGRAKKIIQAHKLWFSILEAQIETGNPYMLFKDTCNRKSNQQNLGTIKSSNLCTEIVEFTSPTETAVCNLASIALSRYVKEKGVPNESQPSKLVGSRGCRNRYFDFDKLAEVTSIVTYNLNKIIDVNYYPVETAKRSNMRHRPIGIGVQGLADSFILLGMPFDSEEAKQLNRDIFETIYYHALKASTELAIKEGPYETYFGSPVSKGILQPDMWDVKPSARWDWVMLREMIAKHGVRNSLLVAPMPTASTSQILGNNECFEPYTSNIYSRRVLSGEFVVVNKHLLHDLTEMGLWSPSLKNEVIYHSGSVQNISEVPNDLKAIYRLMKYLMFQANNIFWQIFPTVSDLCVLYLNRTVWELKQRTLVDMAAERGCYIDQSQSLNIHMDQPNFGKLTSLHFYAWSKGLKTGMYYLRSRAAADAIKFTVDTTSIKENSMPVTEDVETKVAQMVCSLENKDECLACGS; translated from the exons ATGTATGTGATCAAGAGAGATGGTAGGCAGGAGGCGGTGCACTTTGACAAGATTACTGCACGGTTGAAAAAGTTGAGTTATGGACTGAATACAGAGCATTGTGATCCTGTCTTGGTTGCCCAAAAGGTCTGTGCCGGTGTTTACAAAGGTGTTACCACAAGTCAGCTAGATGAATTGGCTGCTGAAACTGCAGCTGCTATGACTACAAACCATCCTGATTATGCCCAA CTGGCTGCTAGAATAACTGTTTCCAATCttcacaaaaacaccaaaaaatcaTTTTCTGAGAC GATAAAGCAAATGTATAGGCATGTTAATCAGCGGTCTGGCCTGGATTCTCCTTTGATTGCAGATGATGTTTATGAGATCATTATGAAG aATGCTGCCCGTTTGGACAGTGAGATCATTTATGACAGGGATTTTGATTATGATTACTTTGGATTTAAGACTCTTGAGAGGTCTTATCTCTTGAAAGATAATGGGGTTGTTGTTGAGAGGCCTCAGCATATGTTAATGAGAGTTTCTGTTGGAATTCATAAAAATGACATTGATTCAGCCATCCAAACCTACCATTTAATGTCACAACGTTGGTTTACTCATGCCTCTCCTACCCTCTTCAATGCTGGAACGCCAAGGCCACAG TTGAGTAGCTGTTTCCTTGTATGCATGAAAGATGATAGTATTGAGGGGATATATGATACTTTGAAGGAATGTGCTGTAATCAGTAAATTAGCTGGAGGGCTTGGCATCTCAGTTCATAATATTCGTGCAACTGGTAGTTATATTCGAGGAACAAATGGGACATCAAATGGAATTGTACCCATGCTGCGTGTATTCAATGACACTGCTCGATATGTCGATCAAGGTGGAGGCAAGAGGAAAG GTGCTTTTGCTATGTACCTGGAACCATGGCATGctgatgtttttgagtttttggagtTGAGAAAGAACCATGGGAAG GAAGAAAACAGAGCACGTGATTTATTTTATGCACTCTGGGTGCCAGACCTCTTTATGAAAAGGGTTGAGGAGAATTCAACTTGGGCATTGTTCTGTCCGAATGAAGCCCCTGGGCTTGCTGATTGTTGGGGTGAAGAATTTGAAAGGCTCTATCTGAAATATGAGCAAGAG GGAAGGGCAAAAAAGATTATACAAGCACACAAGCTATGGTTTTCAATTTTGGAAGCTCAGATAGAAACTGGGAATCCATACATGCTATTTAAG GACACGTGCAATAGGAAAAGCAATCAGCAGAATCTAGGAACTATCAAGTCATCAAACCTTTGTACAGAGATTGTTGAATTTACAAGTCCAACGGAAACTGCAGTCTGTAATTTGGCATCAATTGCCTTGTCTAGATATGTGAAGGAGAAG GGTGTACCCAATGAGTCTCAGCCCTCTAAGTTGGTTGGTAGCAGAGGATGCAGAAATCGCTATTTTGATTTTGATAAGTTAGCAGAG GTTACATCAATTGTGACTTACAATCTTAACAAGATAATTGATGTAAACTATTATCCTGTGGAAACTGCAAAGCGGTCAAATATGCGGCACAGGCCAATTGGCATTGGTGTACAGGGTCTTGCTGACAGTTTTATACTGCTTGGCATGCCATTTGACTCAGAAGAG GCTAAACAATTGAACAGGGATATATTTGAGACGATTTACTATCATGCTTTGAAAGCATCAACTGAGCTTGCTATAAAGGAAGGTCCTTATGAAACCTACTTTGGGAGTCCTGTAAGCAAG GGAATACTTCAACCAGACATGTGGGATGTGAAACCTTCTGCTCGTTGGGATTGGGTTATGTTGAGAGAAATGATTGCAAAGCACGGTGTGAGAAACTCTCTTCTTGTTGCTCCAATGCCGACAGCATCCACTAGTCAGATTCTTGGGAACAATGAGTGTTTTGAACCCTATACATCAAATATTTATAGCCGAAGGGTGTTAAG TGGAGAATTTGTGGTGGTAAACAAGCACTTACTTCATGACTTGACAGAGATGGGGCTCTGGTCTCCTTCTTTAAAGAACGAAGTTATATATCATAGTGGTTCTGTTCAAAACATCAGTGAGGTTCCAAATGATCTCAAAGCTATTTACAGGTTGATGAAATATTTGATGTTTCAAGCTAATAATATTTTTTGGCAAATATTTCCTACTGTTTCTGATTTATGTGTCCTCTATTTGAACAGGACTGTATGGGAATTAAAACAGCGGACTTTGGTGGACATGGCAGCAGAGCGTGGCTGTTATATAGATCAGAGTCAAAGCCTCAATATTCATATGGACCAGCCTAACTTTGGAAAGCTAACCTCCCTGCATTTCTATGCATGGTCTAAG GGCTTGAAAACTGGAATGTATTATCTACGGTCAAGGGCTGCAGCAGATGCCATTAAGTTTACTGTGGATACAACAAGCATAAAG GAAAATTCCATGCCAGTGACTGAAGATGTTGAAACAAAAGTGGCTCAAATGGTTTGCTCATTGGAGAACAAAGATGAATGCCTTGCTTGTGGAAGCTGA